The genomic region GGTCCGGCCACCTGCTGGCCTCCCTGCAGCCTCCGGCACCGCATGTTTTCGGCCTCCTCTGATAACTCTGCCCCCACACTGCCGCCACCGTCGGAAGCTTTCGCCACCGCCGCCTGCATTCCCCGCCTGCCTGCGGCCCCAGCCCCGCTGCTCAGCCTACGACCTCCACCCTGGCCCTCGCCGCTCAGCCCGCGGCCTCCGCCCTGGCCCCCGCCGCTTAGCTCC from Cryptomeria japonica chromosome 3, Sugi_1.0, whole genome shotgun sequence harbors:
- the LOC131077976 gene encoding uncharacterized protein LOC131077976, with the translated sequence MGGPVARERGPGSGGAAASRGLSDDRELSGGGQGGGRGLSGEGQGGGRRLSSGAGAAGRRGMQAAVAKASDGGGSVGAELSEEAENMRCRRLQGGQQVAGPEAESAAAGDRRLVLAGAGAGEGGLEAGAQGAGKSRWRGPRG